Part of the Caulifigura coniformis genome, TCATCACCGTCGAAGAAGGCAAGTCGAACGCGACCACGCTCGACCTGGCTGAGGGCATGCAGTTCGACAAGGGCTACATCTCGCCCTACTTCGTGACTGACCCGGCCGAGATGAAGTGCATCCTCGAAGGCGCCTACGTCCTGCTGTTCGAGAAGAAGATCTCGAACCTGCGCGACCTGGTTCCGCTTCTCGAGAAGGTGGCCCGCGCCGGCAAGCCGCTCCTGATCGTCGCCGAAGACCTGGAAGGCGAAGCCCTCACGGCTCTCGTCGTCAACCGTCTCCGCGGCGTGCTGCAGGTCTGTGCGGTGAAGGCTCCTGGCTTCGGCGATCGCCGCAAGGCGATGCTGGGCGACATGGCTGTCCTCACCGGCGGCGAGCTGATCTCCGAAGACCTCGGCATCAAGCTGGAAGCCGTTGAACTGAGCCAGCTCGGCCGCGTGAAGCGGGTCGAAGTGACCAAGGACAACTGCACGCTGATCGACGGCGCCGGCAAGAACGACGAGATCCAGAAGCGGGTCGGCCAGATCCGCAAGCAGATCGAAGAAACCGACAGCCAGTACGACCGCGAGAAGTTCCAGGAACGGCTCGCCAAGCTGTCCGGCGGCGTCGCCATCATCTCCGTCGGCGCAGCCACCGAAGCGGAAATGAAGCAGACCAAGGCCCGCATGGAAGACGCCCTGCACGCGACCCGCGCGGCCGTGGAAGAAGGCATCCTTCCCGGCGGCGGCACGGCCCTGCTCCGGGCGATTCCGGAAGTCGAAAAGGTGAAGGCCAAGGGGGACGAGCAGATCGGTGTCGACATCGTCGCTCGCGCTCTGGAAGCCCCGATCCGTCAGATCGCCGGCAACGGCGGAAACGACGGTTCGGTCGTCGCCGACGAAGTGAAGCAGAAGGGCGCGAACATCGGCTTCAATGCAGTCACCGGTGAATACGGCGACATGTACAAGGCCGGAATCGTCGACCCCGCGAAGGTCGTGAAGAGCGCCCTCCGCAACGCCGCGTCGATCGCCGGCCTGATGCTGACCACCCAGGTCCTCATCACCAAGACCGACACAAACGACGGCAAGGACAAGAAGAAGGTGGAAGGCGCGATCCGCTGATCGCAGGCTTTCTCCGGCAGATGCCAAAGCGGCCTCCTGAAGCAGGAGGCCGCTTTTTTGTTGCGCGCAGCCACATCAAGTTTCTACGAGGAAGTCGTTTTCTTCTTGCGGGTCCTCGGCGTCCCGCGCTTGGCGGCATGTTTCTCGCCTGGGCCGATCCCACCGGAACCGCATTCGCGAGCGATGCCCTGCCGACGGTATTCGATCCCCTCGCCTGGCAGCTGGGGCAACTGACCCTGGAACTCCGGAACATCACGTTCCTGGGAGGGACGGAAACGTCAGTGTCGATGGTCGGCTCCATCGAGATGCCCGAGGCCGTCCCCGAGCCATCGAGCCTGCTCCTCACGGCAGCGGCGGCGGCCGGCTTCGCAGTTCGCCGCCGGCGACTCCTCCGGAACCGTCAGGTCACGGCATCTGCCTGAGGCTGGAATGCCTCTCTTGAACGCATTCCAGCCGCCTCGACTTCAGGACGTGGCTGTCGTCGTCAGCGGCTTGCAGTCCACACTTCGCTGGCCGATGGGCTCCCGCAACAGCGCGGAGGGGCGGGAATTGACGATGGTGCGCTCCGATTTCTAGATTGTGAGTGGCTTCTTTGGAGGGCAGGGCATGCGGGCAGCACTGATCGCAGCTGGAATGATCGTGGCATGCGCGGGGACCGATTTCGTTCATGCCGACCTGATCACCTACACATTCACGGGTCAGATCACCTCGACGACGTTCGGCAGCGGGTTCGCCGGGATCGACGTCGGGACGACATTTTCCGGCTCCTTCCAATTCGACCCGAGTCTGGCCGGACCTGACGGCAATTCGGGTTCAGATCTGGGGGTCTATTCCCTGGCTCCTTCGCCCGACAGCTTCTTCAATCTCTCCATGGCCGGCTGGGATTTCATCGGGCCTGTGTCCGGGGTGACCGTCCGAAACAACTTTGGACCCGCAGTGGTCGACGGTTTGCAGGTCAGGACCGATGGCACCGTTCCCGCAGGCTGGACCGCGACGTCCAGTTCGATGTTCGTGAGTTTCGATGACTCGACAGCCACCGCCCACGCGAATGATCTCATGCCGACGTCGTTTGATCCGGCGAAGTTCGACGCGGTCAACTTCTCATGGCGGGTCTCGAACGCCACCTATCCGGGTGGCTCGTCCGGGGGAGCACTCTTCGCCGGGACCGTCACGATGTCCGCGGTCCCCGAACCGTCCTCCGCGCTGCTCGCGATGACTGTCGCAGGCCTCGGCCTCCGGAAACGCCGACGAGCCTTGCGACGAACAGGGTCTCCACGCGGGTGAACGCTCAACCAGCCGCTCGTGCGGCTCAGGCCTGATCGTTGACTCAGTGTCCCAGCACCTGGGCCTTCAGCGCTTCGATGACCCGTCCCAGCTCATAGTCGAGCTCATCCACGCCGCCGGCCGCCTTCGCCAGGTCGCCGCTTCGCGCGGCAGTCTCGACGGCCATGGCTGCGCCGATCGCGAAGGTCGCCTCGAAATTGGAGGAGAGCCCTTTCAGGCTGTGCGCGCTGCGCGTCGCCAGTTCGACGTCATCCGCCTCGAGCGCGGAACGCAGTTCTCCCATCAGTTCCGGTACATCTTCGATGTAGAACCCCGCCATGTCTCGGAGCAGCTGCTGGTCGTTCCCCAGCCTTTGCAGAGAGATCCCCAGGTTGACGACGGCAGCGGCCGAAGGCGAGGACGTGGGGGCCATGGGGGTTCTTTCGGGGAGGACATGCAGCAATCTGGAAATGCGAGCCAACCGGACTCGCGCGACTGCGCGTTCCAGAATAATCACCATATCCCGGGCCGAGAATGGCTTCGAGACAAACTCGGTCATTCCCGCGTTGCGGCATTTCTCACGATCGGCCTCCGCGGTCTGCGTCGTCATCGCGATGATCGGGACGTCCTTCCCGCGTGGCAGGCTGCGGATGATCTCCGTGGCGCCGACTCCATCGAGGTTCGGCATTTCCAGATCCATCAGCACCGCGTCAAAGGAATATCGCAGGTAGAGTTCGATCGCCTCCAGCCCGGTGGACGCAAGTTTCCAGCTGTGCCCGCGATGTTCGAGAAGCGAGACTGCAAACGCCCTGTTGGCAGCCGAGTCATCGACTACGAGGACGTGCAGCGGTGCGAACACCGGGAGGCTCGAAAGCTCGGGATCCTCGTGGTTCACTGCCGGATCCGCGAGGTCTGGGGCCGGAAAATCCTGTGAGGCCTCCTGCGCGCTCTGCCGCGAGTTTCGGTCGTTGCCGTTTCTCGCGGGCTGATGTGTCATCTGGAAGTCCGTGGCAGCCATCCGTGTCCGTTTCGCCCGGTGGCTGGAGCCAGCGCCCGGGACAGCATGCGCGTCAAAACGAATTCGAGGGGCGTCGGGGCGTTTGCCTCCACGACGTTCGAGGTCCGGTCTCCGTGACGATGACGACCGGGGTGGAACGTCCTGGCTCGCCGGCTGAGTCGCCGGCGTTTCGGGATCTCCCCCCGTTCCTCGCTGCAGCGGCGAGGCGTCTTTGCGGATGCCTGTCGGTTTCATGGCCGTGCAGTCTGGAGGGAAAGAGGATCATGGAGGCTCGTTCAATGGTGTCGGCACAAAAAAAAGCCCCACCGGCGATCATCCGGCTGCGGACAACGCCTGGAGGGGGAAAGTGACTGGGGTGAAGGCCAACGGGCCGCATCACTTCCCGGAGCAACTGCGTGTGGCAAGTCAGTGCTCCGGGCATTTGAAACACGCGCATCCGACAATTCCCCACACACTCAGCCGACAGCCGCCTGCTGCCCTAGATGTTCACGCGACGATTCGTGAACAGCGACACCAGGAACAGGACGAGGAACACGACAAAGCAGACCTTCGCGATCCAGGCCGCCGTTCCGGCGACGACGCCAAATCCGAGCACACCGGAAATCAGCGCGATAATCAGAAACATGATGGCATAGGAGAGCATGGCGTTCGTCCTCTTTGAGGGAGCAATGCAGAGCGTCTGCCGCCGTCACTCGCGGAGGCACGGATCTGCTCATCTCGTTCTTGTGTGTTGCTGCAACCTCTTATGCCCGACCGGGCTCAGTTGCATGAAACGAGGATTCGCAATGGCCATGCCGAAGCCATTCGTGTTTCGCGCACCACCTCCCATGAAATCACAACCCATTTACCCAAAACACCTTGCGACGCATCACCACTCAAGGGACGGGTATTTTCCCTGCGATTCTCGTTCGTTCGTTTGGAGTCCACACCGCTCGCCTGCATGCCACCCGCCGGGAGCCGCTCCAAAAACGAAAGCAGCCCGGGAAGTTCCCGGGCTGCTGACGGATTCGATTCGGTGGTGGTGGAGTCGCTTACTCGTAGAACTTCGTCAGCTCTTCGGACATCAGCGGCTCGGTCACGGAGGCGCTGGTCAGCTGCGTCCGGAACCGGAGGTTGCCGGCCGCTTCGCCGCGAACGATCACCTGGTACTTCACCGATTCGCCCGGAGCCACCTGGGCGACCGGCCGGAATTCCACCATCTGTCCGCGGGCCGCATGGCTCACGGCTCCCGCGGCCGACACGAACCGGGCTCCCATCGGAAGTTCACAGGTGAGGGCCACCCGTTCCGCCGGAGCAGAGCCTTCGTTCTTGACGCGGATCTCGTAGCCGGTTTCGACACCCGTCTCGACGGGATCGTTGAGGTCGGTGATCTCGACGACGAGTGAAGGCGTCCCCTCCACCTGCGTCAGGACATGCGCGTCCGCCACCACTCCATGCTCCGAGGTCGCCCGGATGAAGTGCGTCGCAGCCCCGACGGCCGTCGCCTCCAGGGTGATGTGAGCCTGGGCCGTCTCGCCGGTGTTCATCGTGCCGACGTACCAGCTCAACATGCGGTTGGACGCGCTATAAGTCGCTCCCTTGTCGCTCGAGACGTACTCGAACCCCTCGGGAATCTTGTGCATCACGCGGACGTTTTCAGTTGCAGCCGATCCGTCGTTCGCGACCGAGAGGGTGTACACCGCACGCCGGCCGAGGTAACGCAGGCCAGGGCCTTCGATGGTGGCCTTCAGTCGTGGCGAGACGACCATCACTTCCGAGGCCGCCGCCTGCAGGATGTCTCCGTCGGCGTGGGCCTTCACTTCGATGACATGACGTCCGCCGGAAACCGCGGCCAGCGCCAGACGCACCGGACGCGATTCGCCCGGGTTGAGGGCCCCGAGGTCGAGCATCAGGCGGCTGCCGCGAGAGTGTTCCAGTCCGTCCGGAATCCGCGCTTCCACCTTCACGTTCGACGCGGTTCCCGTGCCGGGATTCCGGATCGTCACCGTGTGCGAGGCCGTTTCGCCGATCATGACTTCGTGCGGCCCGGCCAGTTCGACGGCGAGCATCGGCTCGGCGACGTTGAAAGATCCGCTGGCGGCGTTCGCGAACCGCACATACGCCTGCGTCGCGATGTTCCCCCGCTCACGCGGAATCATCCGGATGGCGATGGTCTGCGTTTCGCCAGAGTCCAGTTCCTCGAACTTCCAGATCAGCGACGACTGTGCCCGGGCGGGCGCCGGCGTCGTTCCAACAAGCTGCACGTTGGCCGGGAAGTACGCTTCGACTTCCACATCCCGGACCGATGCGTCCGTGCGGTTGCGAACAACCAGTTCGCACAGGCACTCCTGCCCGATCGCGATTTCCGATTTCTTGACCCACTCGGCCGTCACCCCACTGCCAGTCGTTCTGTCCGACGACGACGAGATGAAGTTGCTGCGGGCGGGCGCGGACGGAACCTGCGGCGCGGGCTCGGCGATTGGCGATTCCCCGAACGACGGGGCCTCACTTCGAGGCGGCGTCATGCGCACGGTCCGCACGGGAGTCCGGACGGGCGGATCGAGGGGCAGATCGAGTGACGGCTCAACCTGGGGCTCAACCTGCGACTCGGCCTGGGGCGTGAACGACGGAGCCGCCTCGGCCTTGGGGTCGAGGTCGAGCGATTCGAGCAGATCCTTGTCGGTCGGCTCGTCGACAGGCTTCCGCACCGCGGGAATGGTGAGCGTGCCGCGCGGAGTCTCAGGGATCAGCGGATTCGTCGAAGGGTTGCGCGCCGCGGGGCGCTTCGGCGGCGCGGCAGGCTCTGCCGCGACAGGCTCTTCCTCAAGCAGCGGAGAACGCTTGCGGGCCGGCGGAGCAGCGGCCGGCTCTTCGGCCGCAGGCCCTCCTGGAATCGCGAAGGCATCGCTTGGAAGGGACTCGTCGATGACCGCCTTCCTGGGCGTCGGCGTCTTGGACCCTGGTCCGAACTTCGCGAACGGGTTGTCGGCGTTGTCCAGCAGTTCTGCGTCCCCTTCCTCGTCCTCCCAGTTCGGCGGAGGTTCGTTCGGATCGAACTTCGGCGCGACTCCTTCGGGACGCTTGCGGACGACCGGCGCAGTGGCGGGGGCCGTCGGTTCGATGCGAGCCGGCTCCTTGGCTTCGCTCTCGAACTCGTCGACGGCCGATGAGAAATCGAGTTCCGGCAGTTCGTTGGCAGCGCTCGCTCCGGACGACTTCGGCGGCATCGCCGGGGCCTTCGGATCGACCGGCAGTTCGCCGATCATCAGCAAGTGCTGGTCGACTTCGGTCGGAGCGGCCGTATGTTCGGAAGGAGTGACCAGGCGCTGATTGCGGTTGGTGGTCGAAGTGGCGACCGCGCGGCCCGTGCCGGCCACCGGAACGACGCCCCCGGCGTCCGGAACGGAGTCGGGAGCATCAGCCTTGAGCGTCTTGCCCTTCCCCGTGCGTGCCACGGTGGACGGGCTGTTGGACGATTCGAAGAGAGCCGCGGCAGAGACCGCTTTTCCCGATGCGGACGGACGGCGCGTCGGGAAAGCATCCCTGGCTGACGCCGGCGACGGGGCAGGGCCGCCGCCATCGGTGAGGAGTTCGTTCAGGGATTGAGACGATTCCATCGAGTCGGACAGCTTCCGCACCCTGGGCTTGGCGTCCGATTGCGGTTCGTCCTTCGGAGCGTCGCCGAAGAGATCGTCGTAAAAATCCCGGGAAGGGGGTTCGGCAGACGGCGCCGCGGCGGGAATCCGCCGGACCGGAATGCTCGCACGGGGCGTTTCCTGGGCATAGCCGCGCAGTGTGCCTCCGGCGATCCCGAGCGCTGCCAGAATCCAGGCTGTCCGTCGCATGATCATTCCTCCGTCCGTCCGTTCAAACCGCTTCACGATCCATCCCGCGGTGGGTTCCCGACGATGCTCAGGCAATGCTGGCGCAGCCGCGCATCGAGGAGACTCGCTATCAATTTCGGAACGGTGTACCCGCTAAGATGAACCGATCATGGTGACTTTGACGATTTCTCCGCCCCTGAAAGGCACTCGCAGCGGCAGGAACAGCCGATGTGAGAATCCAGGCAGGAGCGCGGCTGTTGCGATTCGCCGCGCCTGCAGCAGGAGACCGCGCTGATGCCTTCCGAGAAGGCATTTCTCGACATCATCTCGGGCCGCAGGCCGGACTGGCCTGCGGCCGCAGCGCGGGGAGCTCTCGCGCTCCTCGAGCCCGTGTACGCCGCAGGGGCGGCGCTCAAGAACCTGTCGTTCGACGTCGGCATCAAGAGGCCGCAGGACGTCGGCGTTCCGGTCGTCAGCGTCGGAAACCTGACCACAGGCGGCACGGGTAAGACCCCGGTCGTGGCCGCGGTCGTCCAGAAGCTCCTTCAGCGCGGGATGAAACCTGCCATCGCCAGCCGGGGATACCGCTCGGTCGACGCCGCCGGCAACGACGAGAAACGCGTCCTCGATCTCCTCTGTCCCGGCGTTCCGCACATTCAGAATCGCGATCGCATTGCCGCGGCGCGAGAACTGGTCGCTCATGGCGCCGAGATCATCGTCCTCGATGATGGCTTTCAGCATCGCCGGCTGAAACGCGACCTGGACATCGTTCTGATCGACGCCACAAATCCCTGGGGCTATGGACGTCAGCTCCCCCGCGGCCTGCTGCGGGAATCGCGGCATGCTCTGAAGCGGGCCCGTCTCATCCTCGTCACGCGAACCGACCTCGTCAGTTCCTCCGAACGGGAGCGACTTCTCGACGAAATCGCCCGTGACTCGTCCGCGCCCGTCGTGACGAGCCGGTTCGTACCGCACGGCCTTCGCGATCGATCCGGGTTGATCCATTCCAGCGACGACCTGAAAGGCAGGCAGGTCGTCGCGTTCTGCGGTATTGGCAATCCGACGGGATTCCGGGCCACGCTCGAACGCGCCGGGCTGCTGCTGCATTCGCACGCAGTGACGGCCTTTGCCGACCATCACCATTACACCCGCGACGATCTCGAGGCGCTGATCGCGGAAGCGCAGGCGAGCGACGCCGCAGCCGCCGTCTGCACCTTGAAGGACCTGGTCAAGCTTCCGCCGATCGACGCCCCTATTCCGATCCTGGCCCTTGAGATCACGCTGGAAATCATCGATGGGTCGACCGCCTGGGAGCGCGCCATTGCGGGGTACGGAATTCCCCGGGCACCGTAGGGGTGGTGTTCCAGCGGCAGGGCGGCGCGTGCGCCAGCGCTGACCAGTCGGCAACGTTCGCAGCGGCCTGCTGGCTGAGCACCGATCCGCTTAGCCGTCCTTCGGGTCCGACAGCGCCCTGAGGTACTTCGCCATGTCTGCCTCCAGCTGCGAGAGCTGCATCCATGCCGCCGGCGGCACCGACATATAGGCCGCCTGCAGCTTGCGCGACGTCCCTCCGTGCTGCTGGGCGATGAGTAGAAGCCTGAGCAGCCGGGAGTGGATGAAGTTCAGCACTTCCGACAGGTCCGCCGCCTGCCCGAGATTGAGGTCTGACGGCAGCGTCGGCGCGCCGTTGGGGAACAGTTCTCCGGGCAGTTCCGGTTCGCCGTCGATCGAGTCCTGCAGATCGGGGGAAGACTTCGTCTCGCTGTCGACAGGCCCGCTCGCGATGGGCGGATCAATGGCCGCCAGTTCGCTCGTCCGCTTCGCGATCTGCTCGACGCTGCCATACAGCAACAGGCAACGGCCGATCAGCACCTGGTCGCCGATCTGCAGCACTCGCATCCGGATGGGATGCCCGTTGACGCGCGTCCCGTTCGTGCTGTCGAGGTCGGTCAGGATAATGCGGCCGGCGTCTTCCTGAATCTTCGCGTGAAAGCGGCTCACACGTTCATCGTTGAGGCGGATGTGGTTGTCGTCCTCGCGCCCGATGTTGATCGGGGTCGGGAGGTCGGCAAACACGTGGCCCATCTCAAGGCCGTCGAGAACCTGAAACGTCACCAGAGCCATTGAGCAGCCGAACCGTGAGGAATTGCAGAACCAGGGGCGCCGCCCCGCAAAGCGAGAGAGCGACCATCCGTTGTATCGGGGTGGTTTTGTGACCGTCAATGACGGCCTTCCTTCACCGCCCGATCGGGCCGCTTCCCGAAACTCGATGACCACTCTCACGAGGTTCCCGAATCGCCACTTCCGGCCGTTGCTGAAAAACCACGTGAATCGTGTTGACGTCTCGCAACGGCGACGTAGGGTTTCGCACCCTCAACCTCCAGCTCCCGGCAGTCAGGCGGCGATTGGAATCGCAGTCTGACGGAAGTCCAGTTGTCATAGTCGTGCCGGTCGAGCACGTGGCGCGGATTGCGCCGCTTTGTCGCCGCCGCCTGCAGCCCGATGTGTCGTCGCTTTTCGAACAGCGATGAGACGCGCCGGACCGCGTGCGCCCCGACACTCACCGGACGTCGCCTCTGGCCTCGTGCGCCATTCCTGCGCCGACAGGCCGCCTGACGTTGAACCGCGAGCATCTGATGATGAACATTCAAGGTAACCTGCTGGTTGTTGATGACGATCGGCATATCTGCGAAGCCATGGCGGACTACCTCCGCTCGCTCGGCCACCGCACAGAAACCGCCATGAACTGCAAGGATGCGCTCTCCCGCATCCGCGAATACAACTTCGACGTCGTTCTCACCGACGTCTGCCTGCCCGACCAGGACGGCTTCCACGTCCTCGAATGGGTCGCCCAGAACAAGCCGGAAACCTCCGTCATCCTGCTCACCGGCTACGGCACGATCGAAAGCGCAGTCGAAGCCATCCAGGGTGGAGCCTTCGACTACCTCACCAAGCCCGTCATCGACGACGAACTCAACCTCGCGATCCAGCGGGCCCTCGGCCAGAAGCGGATCGTCGAAGAAAACAAGAAGCTCAAGAAGCAGCTCGACCAGAAGTTCGGCATCTCGAACATCATCGGCCGCGACTACAAGATGTCCCGGATGTTCGACCTCATCGAGAGCGTCTCCGACACCCGGACCACCGTCCTGATCCTCGGCGAAAACGGCACGGGCAAGACGATCACCGCCCGCGCCATTCACCAGCTCAGCAGCCGTCGGGAGCAGCCGTTCGTCGAGGTCGCCTGCGGGGCGCTCCCCGACTCGCTGCTCGAATCCGAACTGTTCGGCCACGTTGCGGGCGCCTTCACCGGCGCCAATCACGACAAGATGGGCAAGTTCCTCCAGGCCGATGGCGGCACGCTCTTCCTCGACGAGATCGGAACGGCCTCGCCCAGCCTGCAGGTGAAGCTCCTCCGTGTCCTCCAGGACCGCGAGTTTGAACCTGTCGGCGGCACGAAGACTCACAAGGTCGACGTCCGGCTGGTCCTCGCGACCAACGAAAACCTCGAAGAACGGGTCCGTCGGGGCGAATTCCGCCAGGACCTCTTCTACCGCATCAACGTCGTCAGCGTGACCCAGCCCCCGCTCCGCGAGCGGATCGGCGACATCCCGCTTCTCGTCGAACACTATGTCCACGAATTCAACCAGCAGACCGGCAAGCGGATCCGCGCCTTCGACGACACGGCCCTGCACCTCATGCAGCGCTACGGCTGGCCGGGCAACGTCCGTGAACTGGTGAACGTCATCGAACGGGCGATCGTGCTCTCGAAGTCGGACATCATCACGCCCTCCGATCTCCCCGAACACATGCGGATCGAGGCCCGTGAAAACGTCTCGCTCTCCGGCCGGTTTGGCAGCGGCACCCTGAAATCGGCGCTCGTCCATCCGGAACGGCAGCTGATCCTGGAAGCCCTGGAATCAAACGGCTGGAACCGTCAGGAAACGGCCCGCACGCTCGGGATCAACCGCACGACGCTCTACAAGAAAATGAAACGTTTCGAGATCGATTTCGAACACCACGTGCAGCTGTAATTCTTTGAGCTGCACACTCTCTCCCGCCTGAAAGCCCAGGGGTTCCGCCCCTGGGCTTTTTGCATGGGGGGCGACGCCGAAAACGTGTGACCGGGAATCGGCGGGGTTGTGACTGCGTTGGGGCCGACTAAAATCCCGGCAGACGC contains:
- the groL gene encoding chaperonin GroEL (60 kDa chaperone family; promotes refolding of misfolded polypeptides especially under stressful conditions; forms two stacked rings of heptamers to form a barrel-shaped 14mer; ends can be capped by GroES; misfolded proteins enter the barrel where they are refolded when GroES binds), with the protein product MAKQLLFDDRARLKLARGVKTLADAVAVTMGPTGRNVIIDKSFGNPVVTKDGVTVSKEVELEDPYEHMGAKLVNEVASKTSDIAGDGTTTATVLTRAIYEEGLRSISMGANPQIVRKGIEKAANAAIQFLESIAKPVSDRKEIEHVGAVSANNDAEIGKLIADAMEKVGRDGVITVEEGKSNATTLDLAEGMQFDKGYISPYFVTDPAEMKCILEGAYVLLFEKKISNLRDLVPLLEKVARAGKPLLIVAEDLEGEALTALVVNRLRGVLQVCAVKAPGFGDRRKAMLGDMAVLTGGELISEDLGIKLEAVELSQLGRVKRVEVTKDNCTLIDGAGKNDEIQKRVGQIRKQIEETDSQYDREKFQERLAKLSGGVAIISVGAATEAEMKQTKARMEDALHATRAAVEEGILPGGGTALLRAIPEVEKVKAKGDEQIGVDIVARALEAPIRQIAGNGGNDGSVVADEVKQKGANIGFNAVTGEYGDMYKAGIVDPAKVVKSALRNAASIAGLMLTTQVLITKTDTNDGKDKKKVEGAIR
- a CDS encoding PEP-CTERM sorting domain-containing protein (PEP-CTERM proteins occur, often in large numbers, in the proteomes of bacteria that also encode an exosortase, a predicted intramembrane cysteine proteinase. The presence of a PEP-CTERM domain at a protein's C-terminus predicts cleavage within the sorting domain, followed by covalent anchoring to some some component of the (usually Gram-negative) cell surface. Many PEP-CTERM proteins exhibit an unusual sequence composition that includes large numbers of potential glycosylation sites. Expression of one such protein has been shown restore the ability of a bacterium to form floc, a type of biofilm.); translation: MFLAWADPTGTAFASDALPTVFDPLAWQLGQLTLELRNITFLGGTETSVSMVGSIEMPEAVPEPSSLLLTAAAAAGFAVRRRRLLRNRQVTASA
- a CDS encoding PEP-CTERM sorting domain-containing protein (PEP-CTERM proteins occur, often in large numbers, in the proteomes of bacteria that also encode an exosortase, a predicted intramembrane cysteine proteinase. The presence of a PEP-CTERM domain at a protein's C-terminus predicts cleavage within the sorting domain, followed by covalent anchoring to some some component of the (usually Gram-negative) cell surface. Many PEP-CTERM proteins exhibit an unusual sequence composition that includes large numbers of potential glycosylation sites. Expression of one such protein has been shown restore the ability of a bacterium to form floc, a type of biofilm.), with product MRAALIAAGMIVACAGTDFVHADLITYTFTGQITSTTFGSGFAGIDVGTTFSGSFQFDPSLAGPDGNSGSDLGVYSLAPSPDSFFNLSMAGWDFIGPVSGVTVRNNFGPAVVDGLQVRTDGTVPAGWTATSSSMFVSFDDSTATAHANDLMPTSFDPAKFDAVNFSWRVSNATYPGGSSGGALFAGTVTMSAVPEPSSALLAMTVAGLGLRKRRRALRRTGSPRG
- a CDS encoding Hpt domain-containing response regulator, whose amino-acid sequence is MAATDFQMTHQPARNGNDRNSRQSAQEASQDFPAPDLADPAVNHEDPELSSLPVFAPLHVLVVDDSAANRAFAVSLLEHRGHSWKLASTGLEAIELYLRYSFDAVLMDLEMPNLDGVGATEIIRSLPRGKDVPIIAMTTQTAEADREKCRNAGMTEFVSKPFSARDMVIILERAVARVRLARISRLLHVLPERTPMAPTSSPSAAAVVNLGISLQRLGNDQQLLRDMAGFYIEDVPELMGELRSALEADDVELATRSAHSLKGLSSNFEATFAIGAAMAVETAARSGDLAKAAGGVDELDYELGRVIEALKAQVLGH
- a CDS encoding DUF1328 domain-containing protein produces the protein MLSYAIMFLIIALISGVLGFGVVAGTAAWIAKVCFVVFLVLFLVSLFTNRRVNI
- a CDS encoding DUF11 domain-containing protein, whose translation is MRRTAWILAALGIAGGTLRGYAQETPRASIPVRRIPAAAPSAEPPSRDFYDDLFGDAPKDEPQSDAKPRVRKLSDSMESSQSLNELLTDGGGPAPSPASARDAFPTRRPSASGKAVSAAALFESSNSPSTVARTGKGKTLKADAPDSVPDAGGVVPVAGTGRAVATSTTNRNQRLVTPSEHTAAPTEVDQHLLMIGELPVDPKAPAMPPKSSGASAANELPELDFSSAVDEFESEAKEPARIEPTAPATAPVVRKRPEGVAPKFDPNEPPPNWEDEEGDAELLDNADNPFAKFGPGSKTPTPRKAVIDESLPSDAFAIPGGPAAEEPAAAPPARKRSPLLEEEPVAAEPAAPPKRPAARNPSTNPLIPETPRGTLTIPAVRKPVDEPTDKDLLESLDLDPKAEAAPSFTPQAESQVEPQVEPSLDLPLDPPVRTPVRTVRMTPPRSEAPSFGESPIAEPAPQVPSAPARSNFISSSSDRTTGSGVTAEWVKKSEIAIGQECLCELVVRNRTDASVRDVEVEAYFPANVQLVGTTPAPARAQSSLIWKFEELDSGETQTIAIRMIPRERGNIATQAYVRFANAASGSFNVAEPMLAVELAGPHEVMIGETASHTVTIRNPGTGTASNVKVEARIPDGLEHSRGSRLMLDLGALNPGESRPVRLALAAVSGGRHVIEVKAHADGDILQAAASEVMVVSPRLKATIEGPGLRYLGRRAVYTLSVANDGSAATENVRVMHKIPEGFEYVSSDKGATYSASNRMLSWYVGTMNTGETAQAHITLEATAVGAATHFIRATSEHGVVADAHVLTQVEGTPSLVVEITDLNDPVETGVETGYEIRVKNEGSAPAERVALTCELPMGARFVSAAGAVSHAARGQMVEFRPVAQVAPGESVKYQVIVRGEAAGNLRFRTQLTSASVTEPLMSEELTKFYE
- the lpxK gene encoding tetraacyldisaccharide 4'-kinase, coding for MPSEKAFLDIISGRRPDWPAAAARGALALLEPVYAAGAALKNLSFDVGIKRPQDVGVPVVSVGNLTTGGTGKTPVVAAVVQKLLQRGMKPAIASRGYRSVDAAGNDEKRVLDLLCPGVPHIQNRDRIAAARELVAHGAEIIVLDDGFQHRRLKRDLDIVLIDATNPWGYGRQLPRGLLRESRHALKRARLILVTRTDLVSSSERERLLDEIARDSSAPVVTSRFVPHGLRDRSGLIHSSDDLKGRQVVAFCGIGNPTGFRATLERAGLLLHSHAVTAFADHHHYTRDDLEALIAEAQASDAAAAVCTLKDLVKLPPIDAPIPILALEITLEIIDGSTAWERAIAGYGIPRAP